One genomic segment of Dehalococcoidia bacterium includes these proteins:
- a CDS encoding 2-oxo acid dehydrogenase subunit E2: MPKEIKLPQWGMNMNDGTVVKWLKSIGEDVSKGDDLVEIESTKVNAAVEATEAGKLGRIDIKEGDLVPVGTVLGMILLEGESESDIPDKLIDNKEENNEIKPKENIILNKKVIASPRARSLAKKLEIDISDLLGTGPSGRITEEDVRLFSENLNISDKTIYSIKESIPSTGIRQIIAKRMFESAQNPQVTLNTVACVDSLFELQKTLISNWRREKIRPQVNDILLKIVSDTLITNPKLNAHYNNQSLDLIENINLGVAMAVKDGLVVPVIVDSQKKDFLEISKEIRTFSKKIKSNQLLPDDITGSTFTISNLSSYNVEYFNPIINPPEVAILGVGKISNKIDLDENKEVVVKKIIHLSLTFDHRALDGVPASNFLDSLVKNIESI, from the coding sequence ATGCCTAAAGAAATAAAACTTCCTCAGTGGGGGATGAATATGAATGATGGAACTGTAGTGAAGTGGTTAAAATCAATAGGAGAAGATGTCTCAAAAGGTGATGATCTTGTAGAAATAGAATCAACAAAAGTAAATGCAGCAGTAGAAGCTACTGAGGCTGGTAAACTGGGCAGAATAGATATAAAAGAAGGAGATTTAGTTCCTGTTGGAACTGTTTTGGGAATGATTTTATTAGAAGGTGAGTCTGAAAGTGATATACCAGATAAATTAATAGATAATAAAGAGGAAAATAATGAAATAAAACCAAAAGAAAATATTATTTTAAACAAAAAAGTAATAGCTTCACCTAGAGCAAGGAGCTTGGCTAAAAAGCTAGAAATAGATATCTCAGATCTACTAGGTACTGGTCCATCTGGAAGAATAACTGAAGAAGATGTGCGTTTATTTTCAGAAAATTTAAATATTTCAGACAAAACAATTTATTCCATCAAAGAGTCCATTCCTAGCACTGGAATTAGGCAAATTATTGCAAAAAGAATGTTTGAAAGTGCTCAAAATCCTCAAGTAACCTTAAATACAGTTGCCTGTGTAGATAGTTTGTTTGAATTACAAAAAACCTTGATATCAAACTGGAGAAGAGAAAAAATAAGACCCCAGGTGAATGACATATTATTAAAAATAGTTTCAGACACATTAATAACTAACCCAAAACTAAACGCTCACTATAACAATCAATCTTTGGACTTGATAGAAAATATAAATTTGGGTGTGGCTATGGCAGTTAAAGATGGTCTTGTAGTCCCAGTTATAGTAGATTCACAAAAAAAAGATTTTCTTGAAATAAGTAAAGAAATCAGAACTTTTTCTAAAAAGATCAAAAGTAATCAACTTTTACCAGATGATATTACTGGTTCAACTTTTACTATTTCTAACTTATCTTCCTATAATGTTGAGTACTTTAATCCAATAATTAATCCACCTGAAGTTGCTATTTTAGGAGTAGGTAAAATTTCTAATAAAATAGACTTAGATGAAAATAAAGAGGTAGTTGTAAAAAAAATTATTCATTTATCCTTAACTTTTGATCACAGGGCATTAGATGGCGTTCCTGCTTCTAATTTTTTAGATAGCTTGGTTAAAAATATAGAAAGCATTTAA
- a CDS encoding NAD(+)/NADH kinase: protein MYKVGIIANPSAGKDIRRLVASGRVISNQEKANIITRFIRGLIFKGIKNFYFMPDKSGLYRPSIEEFKNDINSFILDTKYYDGPDQTLFSAELISKLGCDCVLVLGGDGTNRLVAKKIGKIPIIPLSTGTNNAFPIDIDPTIAGLASAYYILNKNNKKLLQQKPLLKVVIDKEIEEIALVDLAISKQNFVGSKAIWDPEVISELFLTQSNLTSIGLSSIGQKISKIPKNYGLKIQFGKRGKEIYAPIAPGLISNITVKNYELFSYGKKYIIKNLIGTIALDGERELEIYKKNLIEISLHKSGPFVVDVIESVKQENLSYIN, encoded by the coding sequence TTGTATAAAGTAGGTATAATTGCTAATCCGTCTGCTGGAAAAGATATAAGAAGACTTGTGGCATCTGGAAGAGTTATTTCGAATCAGGAAAAAGCAAATATTATTACTAGATTTATAAGAGGTCTTATATTCAAGGGAATTAAGAATTTCTATTTCATGCCTGATAAGTCAGGTCTATATAGACCATCTATTGAAGAATTTAAGAATGATATAAATTCATTTATTTTAGATACAAAATATTATGATGGCCCTGATCAAACACTTTTTTCTGCAGAGCTAATTAGTAAATTAGGTTGCGATTGTGTTTTAGTTTTAGGTGGTGATGGTACTAATAGATTAGTAGCAAAAAAAATTGGTAAAATCCCTATTATTCCATTATCAACTGGTACAAATAATGCATTTCCTATTGATATTGATCCAACTATTGCTGGACTTGCATCAGCATATTATATTTTGAATAAAAATAATAAAAAATTGTTACAACAAAAACCTTTATTAAAAGTAGTTATAGATAAAGAAATAGAAGAAATTGCTTTAGTAGATTTGGCTATTAGTAAGCAAAACTTTGTTGGATCAAAAGCTATATGGGATCCAGAAGTGATTTCTGAATTATTCCTCACCCAATCTAACCTAACCTCAATCGGATTATCTTCTATTGGTCAAAAAATTTCAAAGATACCAAAGAATTATGGTCTCAAAATCCAATTTGGAAAAAGAGGGAAAGAAATTTATGCCCCAATTGCTCCAGGCTTGATATCTAATATCACAGTTAAGAACTATGAACTTTTTTCTTATGGTAAAAAATATATTATTAAGAATTTAATTGGAACAATTGCCTTAGATGGTGAAAGAGAACTAGAAATATATAAAAAAAATTTGATAGAAATTTCACTTCATAAATCAGGTCCCTTCGTAGTAGATGTTATAGAATCAGTAAAACAAGAAAACTTGTCTTATATAAATTAG